One segment of Pseudanabaena sp. FACHB-2040 DNA contains the following:
- a CDS encoding response regulator, which produces MCNSTIPHKGLRVLVVDSDLDSRELLIALFDGYEIETVTATCVSESLEAMQNTLPDLLISEIALPIEDGYTLMRKVQAFETNHRVRIPAIALTARTGNENRAQALAAGFCRHLPKPLDIDELIAAVACITEPNQEVAASTCS; this is translated from the coding sequence ATGTGTAACTCAACTATCCCCCACAAGGGCCTCCGAGTGCTTGTTGTCGATAGCGATCTAGATTCTAGGGAGCTACTGATAGCGTTGTTTGATGGGTATGAGATTGAGACGGTAACGGCAACTTGCGTTAGCGAGTCGCTGGAGGCTATGCAAAATACTTTACCAGATCTCTTGATTAGCGAGATTGCTCTACCAATTGAAGATGGCTACACCCTAATGCGTAAGGTGCAAGCCTTTGAAACGAATCATCGGGTTCGGATTCCTGCGATCGCACTTACTGCCCGCACCGGAAACGAAAATCGCGCCCAGGCCCTAGCTGCCGGATTTTGCAGGCATTTGCCCAAACCGCTCGATATTGATGAACTGATTGCAGCAGTAGCCTGCATTACTGAGCCCAATCAGGAGGTTGCTGCGAGCACATGTAGCTAA
- a CDS encoding response regulator transcription factor, whose protein sequence is MSQKQFVSPTILLVEPDSEVRPLLLHNLQSWGYRVVVALDEADAVQRTRDGREPFDLILLNQVGQSVDKFAGFGRYICQRAKLPSSTPVVVMAEQYGADLEGKTIQVGRHEYVTYLEDGQQLMDLLYQLCPA, encoded by the coding sequence ATGAGCCAAAAACAGTTTGTATCGCCAACTATCTTGCTAGTTGAGCCGGATAGTGAAGTTCGCCCGCTGCTGCTGCACAATTTGCAAAGCTGGGGCTATCGGGTCGTTGTGGCCTTAGATGAAGCAGACGCAGTTCAGCGGACTCGAGATGGGCGAGAGCCCTTTGACCTGATTTTGCTCAATCAAGTTGGGCAATCAGTCGATAAATTTGCTGGTTTCGGGCGATACATCTGCCAGCGAGCAAAGCTGCCTAGCTCCACACCTGTTGTGGTCATGGCTGAGCAGTACGGGGCAGATTTAGAGGGGAAAACTATTCAGGTGGGAAGACACGAGTACGTGACCTACCTGGAAGATGGGCAGCAGTTAATGGACTTGCTGTATCAACTTTGCCCGGCGTAG
- a CDS encoding DUF4079 family protein — protein sequence MDTPDLLRLIHPILAVVYVFPLIGVVTYFAMQTRQRRLAIAAKEKTKVSPAVGKEHVQVGRWLAGSVVGLVLIGLAHPIFKYLNNAQIWTSDPFQGTFIVLMFALTIAALVFLFRARMPLWRGVFATLTGMGLVILGCQDGVFRRTDEWYVSHYYLGMTAALLMVFSVAILPDIYKSSRWRITHIVLNSVALLLFISQGVTGTRDLLEIPLHWQEPHVYQCDFTNQTCPE from the coding sequence CTGGACACCCCGGATTTGCTGCGGCTAATTCACCCAATTCTTGCCGTTGTATACGTTTTTCCCCTGATCGGCGTTGTCACCTACTTTGCTATGCAGACGCGGCAGCGCCGACTGGCTATCGCCGCCAAAGAAAAAACTAAAGTCAGCCCGGCCGTGGGTAAGGAGCACGTGCAGGTTGGCCGCTGGCTGGCAGGTTCGGTCGTGGGGCTGGTCTTGATTGGGCTAGCTCACCCCATCTTTAAGTATCTCAACAACGCTCAAATCTGGACTTCAGACCCCTTTCAGGGCACTTTTATTGTGCTGATGTTTGCCCTGACCATTGCGGCTCTGGTGTTTCTCTTCCGGGCGCGAATGCCGCTCTGGCGCGGGGTATTCGCCACCCTGACGGGCATGGGGCTGGTAATTTTGGGCTGCCAGGATGGGGTATTTCGGCGCACCGACGAGTGGTACGTTTCCCACTACTACCTCGGCATGACCGCAGCCCTGCTGATGGTTTTTTCTGTGGCTATTTTGCCTGATATCTACAAATCTAGCCGCTGGCGCATTACTCACATCGTCCTCAACTCTGTTGCCCTACTGCTATTTATTAGTCAGGGGGTTACGGGCACTCGCGACCTGCTGGAGATTCCGCTGCACTGGCAAGAGCCGCACGTCTATCAGTGTGACTTTACCAATCAGACCTGTCCTGAATAA
- a CDS encoding helix-turn-helix transcriptional regulator codes for MSTTKSLQTAHLVRGLRQHLNLSQEKFAAKLGVSFKTVNRWEKGHTEPSPMALKLIEDLLETLGEPGQALLNQYGLKANSDG; via the coding sequence ATGTCTACCACCAAATCTTTGCAAACTGCACATTTAGTCCGGGGCCTCCGACAGCACCTCAACCTGTCTCAGGAGAAGTTTGCGGCTAAATTGGGGGTCTCTTTTAAAACCGTCAATCGCTGGGAAAAGGGACATACCGAGCCCTCTCCAATGGCGCTAAAGCTGATTGAAGATCTGCTAGAAACCTTGGGCGAACCGGGCCAGGCTCTCCTGAATCAATATGGGCTAAAGGCAAATTCTGATGGCTGA
- a CDS encoding PAS domain S-box protein, with translation MAEVRPPVALDNVLITAELATRPPKAPNLQAEIQALHALTRQLAEQCQTVLKTLVMVAKDLCQAGTAGVSLLETTSEGEEIFRWAALCGVLEAYDQGTAPRDFSPCGTCLDLQAPQLYAYPDRYFTYLQETSPRIVEGLVIPLIGADKSLGALWIVSHDEARRFDAEDVRVMTSLADFTTAALQSIHLRQTAELAWQKEQAARQEAAATRQALNESAQRAVEILESITDAFVCIDHEWRITYVNQEAARLTKLRPEKLIGKTRQEMQPWTLGTVLEQVYQRTVTEQFVGHFEAFDESLRLWLEIHAYPCEVGFSIYFRDITQRKRTEAKRQQAELALQESESRFRLIVESAKDYAIFTLDLDGIITSWNPGAERLLGYQEAEAIGYHSRVIFTPEDNENSQAEQEIQTALTQGRAEDERWHIRKNGSRFFASGLMTQLQDDEGNLQGLVKILRDVTESRQAAEREQFLSEASAVLAGSIDYKTTLFNIARLAVPFLGDFCFFDIVNANQQIERSAWHHRDPAKRGWFDQLQRSVLPQDRRNHPVEQVLTSRRAVFVSHVTEAWMQGAETGEEHRNFIRQAQVRSQITVPLIAHARQLGALTVCLDTSSDRHYTSADLSLAEELGHRAALALDSALLYQQAQEANRMKDEFLAVLSHELRSPLNPILGWVKLIQKGNLDAAKTAKAWSTIERNAKLQAQLVEDLLDISRILRGKLSLDVNQASLPQVVESAIETVRLAAQSKSITLETAINQEIPPVLGDVTRLQQVVWNLLSNAVKFTPAGGRVEVKLSRVIDQGLEVNEAIAAHSQASLPLNQFAQLTVRDTGKGIPADFLPHVFDYFRQADSATTRQFGGLGLGLAITRQLVEAHGGTIRAESPGEGQGATFTVRLPLAPTPSKHPPSCHFFKETLSLKGTQILVVDDEPDALEVAAFSLEQAGAHILTASSADEALTLLTQACPDVLLSDIGMPHQDGYMLMRQVRKLPPEQGGHIPAIALTAYAGEVDHQQALAAGFQRHISKPVEPEMLVRAIAELMQQNQRQEPGTGAAK, from the coding sequence ATGGCTGAAGTGCGTCCTCCTGTAGCTCTAGACAATGTTTTGATCACGGCAGAGTTAGCGACAAGACCACCTAAAGCCCCTAATCTACAGGCTGAGATTCAAGCGCTCCACGCTCTGACCCGGCAGCTAGCAGAGCAGTGTCAAACGGTGCTCAAAACCCTGGTGATGGTTGCCAAAGACCTTTGTCAGGCAGGAACCGCCGGAGTCAGCTTACTAGAAACTACCTCAGAGGGGGAAGAAATCTTTCGCTGGGCTGCGCTCTGCGGTGTGCTAGAAGCTTACGACCAGGGGACAGCGCCCAGAGACTTTAGCCCCTGTGGCACCTGCTTAGACCTCCAAGCGCCGCAGCTGTATGCTTATCCTGATCGGTATTTTACTTACCTTCAGGAGACAAGTCCGAGGATCGTTGAGGGCTTGGTGATTCCGTTGATAGGGGCTGATAAGTCATTGGGTGCTCTCTGGATTGTGTCTCATGACGAGGCGCGGCGGTTTGATGCCGAAGATGTGCGAGTGATGACCAGCCTGGCCGACTTTACAACGGCAGCGCTGCAAAGCATTCATCTGCGCCAGACTGCTGAGCTGGCCTGGCAGAAAGAGCAGGCGGCTCGTCAAGAAGCGGCAGCAACCCGTCAGGCCCTAAATGAATCGGCACAGCGGGCTGTTGAAATTCTAGAAAGCATTACGGATGCCTTTGTCTGCATTGACCATGAGTGGCGGATTACTTACGTCAATCAGGAGGCTGCTCGGCTAACCAAACTGCGGCCAGAGAAGCTGATTGGCAAGACGCGCCAGGAAATGCAGCCTTGGACCCTCGGTACGGTGCTTGAGCAGGTGTATCAGCGCACTGTGACAGAGCAGTTTGTGGGGCACTTTGAGGCTTTTGATGAATCGCTAAGGCTGTGGCTAGAGATCCATGCCTATCCCTGTGAGGTTGGCTTTAGTATTTATTTTCGAGACATTACTCAGCGCAAGCGCACCGAAGCCAAACGGCAGCAGGCAGAGCTTGCCTTGCAAGAGAGCGAGTCGCGCTTTCGCCTGATTGTTGAAAGTGCTAAAGACTATGCCATCTTCACCCTTGACCTAGATGGCATTATCACCAGCTGGAACCCTGGCGCTGAAAGGCTGTTGGGCTACCAGGAAGCAGAAGCCATCGGCTATCATAGCCGCGTGATTTTTACGCCTGAAGATAATGAGAACAGCCAAGCCGAGCAGGAGATCCAGACGGCTCTAACTCAGGGACGGGCAGAAGATGAACGCTGGCACATCCGCAAGAATGGCAGCCGTTTCTTTGCTAGCGGTCTGATGACGCAGCTGCAGGATGATGAGGGCAATTTGCAGGGCCTGGTTAAAATTTTGCGGGACGTGACCGAGTCGCGGCAGGCAGCAGAGCGGGAGCAGTTTTTATCAGAAGCCAGTGCCGTATTGGCCGGATCTATCGACTATAAAACTACCTTATTTAACATTGCTCGTCTGGCTGTACCGTTTTTAGGCGACTTTTGTTTTTTTGATATTGTTAATGCCAATCAACAGATCGAGCGCTCTGCCTGGCACCACCGCGATCCGGCAAAGCGAGGCTGGTTTGATCAGCTGCAGCGCTCTGTGCTACCCCAAGATCGAAGAAACCATCCTGTTGAGCAGGTTCTAACCAGTCGTCGGGCTGTCTTTGTCTCCCACGTTACAGAGGCCTGGATGCAGGGAGCAGAGACAGGTGAGGAGCACAGGAATTTTATTCGGCAGGCTCAGGTGCGATCGCAAATCACCGTGCCCCTGATTGCCCATGCCCGTCAGCTAGGAGCCTTGACCGTTTGCCTAGACACTTCCTCAGATCGTCACTACACCTCGGCAGACCTATCCCTGGCAGAAGAACTCGGCCACCGAGCTGCGCTAGCTCTAGACAGCGCCCTGCTATACCAGCAGGCCCAAGAAGCCAACCGGATGAAAGATGAGTTTTTAGCCGTACTGTCGCACGAGTTGCGATCGCCGCTCAACCCAATTTTGGGCTGGGTGAAGCTGATTCAAAAGGGCAACCTAGACGCTGCCAAAACCGCAAAAGCCTGGTCTACCATTGAGCGCAATGCCAAGCTGCAGGCGCAACTGGTAGAAGATTTACTAGATATCTCTCGCATTTTGCGCGGCAAGCTCAGCTTAGATGTAAACCAGGCTAGCTTGCCACAAGTCGTCGAGTCGGCCATTGAAACTGTACGACTGGCAGCCCAAAGCAAATCCATCACGCTAGAGACTGCAATCAACCAGGAAATTCCGCCGGTTTTAGGAGATGTCACCCGGCTTCAGCAGGTAGTCTGGAACCTACTGTCTAATGCGGTTAAGTTCACGCCAGCTGGAGGACGGGTTGAGGTCAAGCTGTCACGGGTGATTGATCAGGGCTTAGAGGTAAATGAAGCGATCGCAGCCCATAGCCAAGCATCCCTACCCCTTAACCAGTTCGCCCAACTGACCGTAAGAGACACTGGCAAGGGCATCCCTGCTGATTTTTTGCCCCACGTATTTGACTACTTTCGACAGGCAGACAGCGCCACCACCCGCCAGTTTGGGGGGCTGGGGCTAGGGCTAGCGATCACCCGCCAGCTCGTCGAAGCCCACGGAGGAACCATTCGGGCCGAAAGCCCAGGTGAGGGGCAAGGAGCCACTTTTACCGTCAGGCTGCCGCTCGCGCCCACGCCTAGCAAACACCCTCCAAGCTGTCACTTCTTCAAAGAGACCCTCAGCCTAAAGGGCACCCAAATCTTAGTTGTAGACGACGAGCCAGATGCGCTAGAAGTTGCCGCTTTTTCGCTGGAGCAAGCCGGAGCCCACATTCTCACAGCCAGTTCTGCAGACGAAGCACTGACCCTATTAACCCAAGCTTGCCCAGACGTCTTACTGAGCGATATCGGTATGCCCCATCAAGATGGCTATATGCTGATGCGGCAGGTCAGAAAGCTGCCGCCAGAACAGGGCGGGCACATTCCTGCGATCGCATTGACCGCCTACGCCGGAGAGGTAGATCACCAGCAGGCGCTAGCGGCAGGCTTTCAGCGACATATTTCCAAACCGGTTGAGCCAGAGATGCTGGTTAGAGCTATTGCTGAGCTAATGCAGCAGAATCAGCGTCAGGAACCGGGCACAGGCGCTGCAAAATGA
- a CDS encoding UPF0182 family protein produces MYFLKALKLRQVLWWQWALGPLALLLFADAAVYLFSEGLWFQEVNYLAVFQLRMLTQFSLGIVAFALSLIFAMSNLALAFRLRPLKPPEELVDRPAGRGLRWLLLLAVALGLLLGVQLLYQGQVVASYWPTTSSLYNSAPPLPLWAKPDAVQSVAGRLVAQPWQLVALVMAAIAFLLYPRWSIRLAAGLMSLGFALILSEHWNKVLLALQPLAFGQSDPIFGRDIGFYIFRLPIWELLNFWMIGLSFFMLVSVTLVYLLAGDSLSQGRFLGMSLSQQRHLYALAGLLFLATSLNHWLGRYQILYAQDGAVAGAGYTEVHVNLPAYTVLSVLTLVLGLGFLSRFVFWRVTLRGLVIWLRDVGRRQYAALPKLAYQPLRSRLLIWGIVLYLLVAALGTVLLPPLVQRVVVQPNELVREQPYIRNSIALTRNAFDLADIDVEPFNPDGELTYADIEENTLTLDNIRLWDTVPLLESNRQLQQIRLYYEFRDADVDRYPLLNTLGTYDRRQVLVSARELNYEQVPAIAKTWVNEHLVYTHGFGFTMSPVNTAAPDGLPTYFVRGIENVPSSPEIAASIPIAKPRIYFGELTDTNIMTNAEVPELDYPSNEENIYTAYQGRAGIDVGAFWRRLIFARRLLDWRMLFTEDFTPQTRLLYRRNIAERVRAIAPFLRFDNDPYLVVVDAGDDSRTWGTGLEAPINARRDINLEAFQSRNSDISQDNFDPQTDPNYLYWIIDAYTVSDRYPYSDPGENDFNYIRNSVKVVVDAYNGSVGFFIADADDPLIQTWDRVFPGMFRPLADMPPALQEHIRYPQDLFQVQANQLMTYHMTDPQVFYNREDQWRAPNEIYANEARAVEPYYLIIRLPGEETEEFILLRLFTPAQRNNLIGWLAARSDGDRYGLRLLYRFPKQELVFGPEQIEARINQDPAISQRISLWDTQGSRAQQGNLLAIPIEQSLVYVEPLYLVAEQNRLPALTRVILVYRNRIAMAETLQDAISAVFLQEQPTTPPILRELDESEPGLDEPLTPDIEPELGGQEG; encoded by the coding sequence ATGTATTTTCTTAAAGCGCTGAAGTTGCGGCAAGTCCTCTGGTGGCAGTGGGCTCTGGGGCCTCTGGCTCTGCTGCTATTTGCCGATGCCGCCGTATATCTCTTCTCAGAGGGGCTGTGGTTCCAGGAGGTCAACTACCTGGCGGTGTTTCAGCTGCGAATGCTGACCCAGTTTAGTTTAGGCATTGTGGCTTTTGCCTTGAGCCTGATCTTTGCCATGAGCAATTTGGCTTTGGCCTTTAGGCTGCGGCCTCTCAAGCCGCCAGAAGAATTGGTCGACCGGCCTGCTGGGCGAGGGCTGCGGTGGTTGCTGCTGCTGGCGGTGGCGCTGGGGCTACTGTTGGGCGTGCAGCTGCTTTATCAGGGGCAGGTGGTGGCTAGCTACTGGCCAACTACGTCTAGCCTGTATAACTCGGCTCCGCCCCTGCCGCTGTGGGCCAAGCCCGATGCAGTGCAGTCTGTGGCTGGGCGGCTGGTGGCTCAACCCTGGCAGCTAGTGGCGCTGGTGATGGCTGCGATCGCATTTCTACTCTACCCCCGCTGGTCGATTCGGCTGGCGGCGGGGCTCATGAGTCTGGGCTTTGCCCTGATCTTGTCAGAGCATTGGAACAAGGTTTTGCTGGCGCTGCAGCCGCTGGCCTTTGGCCAGAGCGATCCGATTTTTGGCCGAGACATTGGGTTTTACATTTTTCGGCTGCCGATCTGGGAGCTGCTCAATTTTTGGATGATTGGGCTGAGCTTTTTCATGCTGGTATCGGTGACGCTGGTTTACCTGTTGGCCGGAGACAGCCTCAGTCAGGGCCGCTTTTTGGGGATGTCGCTATCGCAGCAGCGCCACCTCTACGCCTTGGCCGGGCTGCTGTTTTTGGCGACCAGTCTCAATCACTGGCTGGGCCGCTATCAGATTCTCTACGCCCAAGACGGGGCCGTAGCTGGGGCAGGCTACACCGAAGTGCATGTCAACCTGCCCGCCTACACCGTCCTGAGCGTGCTGACCTTGGTTTTGGGCTTGGGCTTTTTGTCGCGCTTTGTTTTTTGGCGGGTTACCCTGCGGGGCCTGGTGATTTGGCTGCGCGATGTGGGGCGGCGGCAGTATGCAGCCCTGCCCAAGCTGGCCTATCAGCCGTTGCGATCGCGCCTTTTGATCTGGGGCATTGTGCTGTATCTGCTGGTGGCGGCTCTGGGAACAGTGCTGCTGCCGCCCCTAGTGCAGCGGGTAGTGGTGCAGCCCAACGAGCTGGTGCGCGAGCAGCCCTACATCCGCAACTCCATTGCCCTCACCCGCAACGCCTTTGATCTGGCTGACATTGATGTTGAGCCATTTAACCCAGATGGCGAGCTAACTTATGCCGACATCGAGGAAAACACCCTCACGCTAGACAACATTCGTCTGTGGGACACCGTTCCCTTGCTGGAGAGCAACCGCCAGCTGCAGCAGATCCGGCTCTACTACGAGTTTCGGGATGCCGATGTAGATCGCTACCCTCTTCTCAACACCCTGGGCACCTATGATCGGCGGCAGGTGCTGGTATCGGCCCGCGAGCTGAACTACGAGCAGGTGCCTGCGATCGCAAAAACCTGGGTTAACGAGCACCTAGTCTATACCCATGGCTTTGGCTTTACCATGAGCCCGGTGAATACGGCAGCGCCCGATGGCTTGCCGACCTATTTTGTCCGAGGCATCGAAAACGTCCCCAGCAGCCCAGAAATCGCTGCCAGCATACCCATTGCCAAGCCCCGCATCTACTTTGGGGAGCTGACCGACACCAACATCATGACCAACGCCGAGGTGCCAGAGCTAGACTACCCCAGCAACGAAGAGAACATCTACACGGCTTATCAAGGCCGAGCCGGAATTGACGTAGGCGCTTTTTGGCGGCGGCTGATTTTTGCCCGTCGCCTGCTCGATTGGCGCATGCTCTTTACCGAAGACTTTACGCCCCAGACCCGACTGCTCTATCGCCGCAACATTGCTGAGCGGGTACGTGCGATCGCACCTTTTCTGCGCTTCGATAACGACCCCTACCTAGTCGTAGTCGATGCCGGAGACGATTCCCGCACTTGGGGAACGGGGTTAGAGGCTCCTATCAATGCCCGACGAGACATCAATTTAGAGGCTTTTCAGTCGCGCAACTCTGACATCAGCCAGGATAACTTTGATCCCCAAACCGACCCCAACTACCTCTACTGGATCATCGACGCCTATACCGTTAGCGATCGCTACCCCTACTCCGACCCAGGAGAAAACGACTTTAACTACATCCGCAACTCCGTTAAGGTCGTCGTCGATGCCTACAATGGCTCCGTTGGCTTCTTCATTGCTGATGCCGATGATCCGCTGATTCAAACTTGGGATCGCGTGTTTCCCGGCATGTTTCGGCCCCTGGCAGACATGCCGCCCGCCCTGCAAGAGCACATCCGCTATCCCCAGGATTTGTTTCAGGTGCAGGCCAACCAGCTCATGACCTACCACATGACCGACCCCCAGGTGTTTTACAACCGGGAAGACCAGTGGCGCGCCCCCAACGAAATCTACGCCAACGAAGCCCGAGCGGTCGAGCCCTACTACCTGATCATTCGGCTACCGGGGGAAGAAACTGAAGAGTTTATCTTGCTGCGGCTCTTTACCCCGGCCCAGCGCAACAACCTGATCGGCTGGCTAGCGGCCCGCTCTGATGGCGATCGCTACGGCCTGCGCTTGCTCTATCGTTTTCCTAAACAAGAGCTGGTCTTTGGCCCTGAGCAGATCGAGGCCCGCATCAACCAAGACCCGGCCATCTCCCAGCGCATTTCCCTGTGGGATACCCAGGGGTCGCGGGCGCAGCAGGGTAACCTGCTGGCAATTCCGATCGAGCAGTCGCTAGTTTATGTCGAGCCGCTCTACCTGGTGGCTGAGCAAAACCGGCTGCCCGCGCTAACGCGGGTCATTTTGGTATATCGCAACCGCATTGCGATGGCTGAGACGCTGCAAGACGCCATTTCAGCCGTCTTTTTGCAGGAGCAGCCCACGACCCCACCGATTTTGCGCGAGCTAGATGAAAGCGAGCCGGGGCTAGATGAGCCTTTAACGCCGGACATTGAGCCAGAGTTGGGGGGTCAGGAGGGGTAA
- a CDS encoding Crp/Fnr family transcriptional regulator yields the protein MTVENQILAALPSEVFKRLDPHLHQVSLKQGEFIHRPGEPMSYLYFPMGCLFSVTITMQDGSTAEVGMVGRREVLGINAFMGKSETTQTEYVVQVAGSAMKIEAQILRQEFDRNGELRDVLFYYTQAFLAQVSQTAACNSLHVLEQRLARWLLETQERIGSDYLPLTHEYVATMLGVRRSGVTLAAQKLQERKVIQYRRGNVQILNQSGLEASACECFKTIRTEYDRLLGSV from the coding sequence ATGACCGTTGAAAATCAAATATTGGCTGCTCTGCCTTCTGAGGTCTTTAAGCGCTTAGACCCTCATCTCCATCAGGTCAGCCTTAAACAAGGTGAGTTTATTCATCGACCCGGTGAGCCTATGTCTTACCTCTATTTCCCGATGGGCTGTCTCTTTTCAGTGACGATAACGATGCAAGATGGATCGACTGCGGAGGTGGGCATGGTCGGTCGTCGGGAAGTGCTGGGCATTAATGCTTTTATGGGTAAGAGCGAAACTACTCAGACGGAGTACGTGGTACAGGTTGCAGGCAGCGCCATGAAAATTGAGGCCCAAATCCTGAGGCAGGAATTTGATCGCAATGGGGAACTGCGCGACGTGCTGTTTTACTATACCCAGGCGTTTTTGGCGCAGGTTTCGCAAACGGCTGCCTGCAACTCTCTCCACGTTTTAGAACAGCGCTTGGCTCGCTGGCTGCTAGAAACTCAGGAGCGAATTGGCTCAGATTATCTGCCGTTGACCCACGAGTATGTTGCGACGATGCTGGGCGTTCGTCGGTCTGGGGTGACCCTGGCGGCGCAAAAGCTGCAGGAGCGAAAAGTCATTCAGTATCGTCGGGGCAATGTTCAGATTCTCAACCAGTCTGGGCTAGAAGCCTCTGCCTGTGAGTGTTTCAAGACCATTAGAACTGAATATGACCGCCTGCTAGGATCCGTATAG